The following are encoded together in the Pedobacter steynii genome:
- a CDS encoding glycogen synthase — translation MEIIHLSAECYPIAKVGGLGDVVGALPKYQNKLGHVAKVVMPAYQTKFMQENEFEVVYDGWGKLGFHNFPVRIFREKTNKLGFDLYLVHISGLLDRPNVYGYDDDTERFLAYQIAVLDWITQWEHRPDVVHCHDHHTGLVPFMMAYCHQFKRLSTVPTILTIHNAQYQGQFGWDKLHYVPPFDLWKSGQLDWRGSINPLASAIKCAWRVTTVSPSYLEEISFRANGLEDLLAQEREKSVGILNGIDNEVWDPQHDPMLEKKYAIRTVENGKKANKEALCRVFNLDPLKPLFTFIGRLVGEKGADLLPDIFYNALLQANGGINVLVLGSGDPQVEGRLMQLKEAFPGNYNAYIGYNEQLSHQIYAGADFLLMPSRVEPCGLNQMYALRYGTVPIVRRIGGLKDTVIDIGDGGFGICHDQTSVWDVGHAIGRAYELYYDEKHLKEIRKYMMQLDHSWDRAAQQYIDLYQI, via the coding sequence ATGGAGATTATACACCTGAGTGCAGAATGTTATCCTATTGCCAAAGTAGGAGGTCTTGGTGATGTTGTAGGCGCTTTGCCTAAATACCAGAATAAGCTTGGCCATGTTGCAAAGGTGGTCATGCCTGCTTACCAGACAAAATTCATGCAGGAGAATGAGTTTGAGGTGGTTTATGATGGATGGGGAAAGCTGGGCTTCCATAATTTCCCTGTGCGCATATTCAGGGAAAAAACCAATAAGCTGGGTTTTGACCTTTACCTGGTGCACATCTCCGGACTGCTGGACCGGCCAAATGTATACGGATATGACGACGATACGGAGCGTTTTCTCGCCTATCAGATAGCGGTGCTTGACTGGATTACCCAATGGGAGCACCGTCCGGATGTTGTTCATTGTCATGATCACCATACTGGTTTAGTTCCATTTATGATGGCTTATTGTCATCAGTTCAAAAGACTGAGTACTGTACCTACAATTTTAACCATACACAATGCACAATATCAGGGGCAGTTTGGTTGGGACAAGCTTCATTATGTTCCTCCATTCGACTTGTGGAAATCTGGCCAGCTGGACTGGCGTGGTTCTATCAATCCATTGGCTTCGGCCATAAAATGTGCCTGGAGGGTCACTACGGTCTCACCAAGTTATCTCGAGGAGATTAGCTTCAGGGCTAACGGACTGGAAGACCTGCTTGCGCAGGAACGTGAAAAATCTGTTGGAATTCTAAATGGAATTGACAATGAAGTATGGGATCCACAGCATGATCCTATGCTGGAAAAAAAATATGCGATCCGAACGGTAGAAAATGGAAAAAAGGCAAACAAAGAAGCCTTATGTCGTGTTTTCAATTTGGATCCTCTGAAACCACTCTTTACTTTCATAGGGCGATTAGTCGGAGAAAAGGGAGCCGACCTCTTACCGGATATATTTTATAATGCTTTATTACAGGCTAATGGAGGTATAAATGTTTTGGTTTTAGGGTCTGGTGATCCGCAGGTGGAAGGAAGATTAATGCAATTGAAAGAAGCTTTCCCGGGAAATTATAATGCTTATATTGGCTATAACGAACAGTTGTCTCATCAAATATATGCGGGGGCAGATTTTCTGCTGATGCCAAGCAGGGTGGAACCATGTGGTTTAAACCAGATGTATGCCTTGAGATATGGGACTGTTCCGATTGTGCGAAGGATTGGAGGGTTAAAGGATACGGTAATTGATATTGGGGATGGTGGATTTGGCATTTGTCATGATCAGACCAGTGTCTGGGATGTGGGACATGCGATAGGAAGAGCATACGAGCTTTACTACGATGAGAAACACCTAAAGGAGATCCGTAAATATATGATGCAATTAGACCACTCATGGGATAGAGCGGCACAACAATACATTGATTTGTACCAAATATAA
- a CDS encoding GlxA family transcriptional regulator, producing MEKRLVVIVAMPDALTLDIIGPADVFTGANYFFPPEINKDMDYEVLTVSATEDLEISTRSGILIRSKSSIYQVTQKIDTLLIAGFPGHREWKSHPKLVEWIKVNAPEIRRVGSVCIGAFVLAEAGLLRNRRATTHWMNCQELRSSYQDIDVHPDPIFVKDGNIYTSAGASAGIDLALALVEEDHGPEVALTIARYLVLYLRRPGNQSQFSNLLNQQLSSKKPIRDLQLWITGHLQENLNVEGLASRLAMSPRNFARVFHIETGFTPARYIEKLRVESGRSFLEETRLSLDEIAEKCGFGSSDTMRKAFLRHLDTSPSYYRNLFGSS from the coding sequence ATGGAGAAGCGATTAGTTGTTATTGTGGCGATGCCTGATGCCTTAACACTTGACATTATAGGCCCTGCGGATGTATTTACCGGAGCAAATTATTTCTTTCCTCCTGAAATAAATAAAGATATGGACTACGAGGTACTCACGGTATCTGCGACAGAAGATCTTGAAATCAGCACTAGAAGTGGAATTCTGATCCGGAGTAAAAGCAGCATATATCAGGTGACGCAAAAGATTGACACCCTATTGATTGCCGGATTTCCTGGTCATAGGGAATGGAAAAGTCATCCGAAACTGGTAGAATGGATAAAAGTTAATGCCCCTGAAATTCGGAGGGTCGGTTCAGTATGTATCGGGGCATTTGTCCTGGCAGAAGCAGGCTTGCTCCGTAACAGACGGGCAACAACACATTGGATGAACTGTCAGGAGCTCCGCAGCTCCTATCAGGATATCGATGTTCATCCTGATCCGATTTTTGTTAAAGATGGAAACATCTATACCTCAGCAGGAGCATCAGCCGGTATTGATCTCGCATTGGCACTGGTAGAGGAAGATCATGGTCCGGAGGTTGCCTTAACAATTGCCAGATATCTGGTATTATACCTCCGCAGACCAGGCAACCAATCTCAGTTCAGCAACCTGCTTAACCAACAGCTTTCCAGTAAAAAGCCGATCCGGGATCTGCAATTATGGATCACCGGTCACTTACAGGAAAACCTGAATGTGGAAGGCCTGGCCAGCCGGCTGGCCATGAGCCCAAGAAATTTCGCCAGGGTATTCCATATAGAAACGGGATTTACCCCGGCACGATACATTGAAAAGCTTCGTGTAGAGTCAGGCCGGAGTTTTTTGGAAGAAACGAGACTCTCCCTGGATGAGATTGCGGAAAAGTGCGGTTTCGGTAGCTCAGATACCATGAGAAAAGCATTTTTACGCCACCTGGATACCAGTCCCTCCTATTACCGGAATCTGTTTGGATCTTCCTAA
- the cysD gene encoding sulfate adenylyltransferase subunit CysD yields MSKYNLDYLDELEAEAIHILREVAGQFEKPALLFSGGKDSITLVRLAEKAFRPGKFPFPLVHIDTGHNFEETIAYRDHMVERLGEKLIIGHVQESIDQGKVVEQTGKNASRNALQTVTLLDTIAKHGFDACIGGARRDEEKARAKERIFSVRDEFGQWDPKRQRPELWNIYNGKIHKGENVRVFPISNWTELDVWNYVKRENIDLPSIYFAHYRDCITRNGQLMAASPFLNMDEEDIVENKKVRFRTVGDMSCTAAVESEADEIGDIIAEISASKISERGARMDDKVSEAAMEDRKKGGYF; encoded by the coding sequence ATGAGTAAGTACAATTTAGACTATTTAGACGAACTGGAGGCCGAGGCGATTCACATCTTACGTGAAGTAGCAGGGCAATTTGAGAAACCAGCATTGTTATTCTCCGGAGGTAAGGATTCCATTACCCTGGTCAGGCTTGCTGAAAAAGCATTCAGACCGGGAAAGTTCCCTTTTCCCTTAGTACATATTGATACGGGGCATAACTTTGAAGAAACCATCGCCTACCGTGATCATATGGTGGAGCGCCTGGGGGAAAAACTGATCATCGGTCATGTTCAGGAATCTATTGATCAGGGCAAAGTAGTGGAACAAACCGGAAAAAATGCCAGCAGAAATGCCTTGCAAACCGTAACCCTTTTGGATACCATTGCCAAACATGGTTTTGATGCCTGTATTGGTGGTGCCCGCAGAGACGAAGAAAAAGCAAGGGCTAAAGAACGAATCTTTTCAGTAAGGGATGAATTCGGACAATGGGATCCGAAACGTCAGCGTCCGGAGCTTTGGAACATCTATAACGGAAAAATCCATAAAGGAGAAAACGTCAGGGTATTCCCAATCAGCAACTGGACAGAGCTTGATGTATGGAACTATGTGAAAAGAGAAAATATAGATCTTCCTTCTATCTATTTTGCCCACTATAGGGATTGTATTACCAGAAACGGACAATTGATGGCGGCTTCTCCATTCCTGAATATGGATGAAGAAGACATCGTCGAAAACAAGAAAGTTCGTTTCCGTACGGTAGGAGATATGAGCTGTACTGCAGCTGTGGAATCTGAAGCAGATGAAATAGGAGATATCATTGCCGAGATCAGTGCATCAAAAATTAGTGAACGTGGAGCCCGCATGGACGATAAAGTATCTGAAGCTGCTATGGAAGACCGCAAAAAAGGAGGGTATTTTTAA
- a CDS encoding DJ-1/PfpI family protein, whose amino-acid sequence MKSVKTLIVLASILGSAVAGQAQSSVTPLLEMKKEKKKINVAFLIYDQVEAMDLNGPIDVFTKANVIDPSYHLYTVSASSKHSVASEGGTVRMQSTYSFENAPQADILIVPGAAPEVIISIVNNQPELFKWINKQNERTKLTMSVCTGALLLSNAGILDGKKATTHYLALDQLKQNPKIQIVEKVRFVEDGKLLTAAGITSGLDSSLHLIELINGKGIADQIGKIMIYNRNGDLSFME is encoded by the coding sequence ATGAAATCAGTAAAAACACTTATTGTCCTCGCTTCAATTCTCGGATCCGCTGTGGCCGGTCAGGCACAAAGTTCAGTCACTCCCCTGCTGGAAATGAAAAAAGAAAAAAAGAAGATCAATGTTGCGTTTCTGATCTATGATCAGGTAGAAGCAATGGACCTGAACGGCCCGATAGATGTCTTCACAAAGGCCAATGTGATCGATCCCAGCTATCATTTATATACGGTATCTGCTTCCAGCAAACATTCCGTAGCTTCAGAAGGAGGAACCGTACGGATGCAGTCCACCTATTCCTTTGAAAATGCACCCCAGGCAGATATCCTGATCGTTCCTGGTGCCGCACCTGAAGTGATCATCAGTATCGTCAACAATCAACCTGAACTCTTTAAATGGATTAACAAACAAAATGAAAGAACAAAACTGACCATGTCGGTTTGTACAGGCGCACTACTATTGTCAAATGCCGGTATCCTGGATGGAAAGAAGGCCACAACCCATTACCTTGCTCTGGACCAGCTGAAACAAAACCCCAAAATCCAAATCGTAGAAAAGGTTCGTTTCGTAGAAGATGGCAAACTGCTGACCGCTGCTGGAATCACCTCTGGATTAGACAGCTCGCTCCATTTGATAGAACTCATCAATGGAAAGGGAATTGCAGATCAAATTGGAAAGATCATGATCTATAACCGGAATGGCGATCTGTCTTTCATGGAATAA
- a CDS encoding sulfate adenylyltransferase subunit 1: MNLLKFFTAGSVDDGKSTLIGRLLYDTDSILADQLEALQQSNRKNDDGTIDLAILTDGLRAEREQGITIDVAYKYFQTDKRKFIIADTPGHIQYTRNMVTGASTAKLAIILIDARNGVVEQTIRHSYLVSLLGIEHVVVALNKMDMVDYSETVFNAITEKYKTLAAELKLKEVTFIPVSALKGDNIVHESKHMSWYQGRSLLHFLETVDVEDKQSYNLARMPVQWVVRPQTDELHDYRGYAGRVLSGSFKVNDKVTVLPSGSSSVIERIEIFDQQPEEVYAGQSVTLHLKDNVDISRGDVLVNADHLPQHSKLIEADVCWMDTRPLDESITYLLQHNSKVTKARINEIVYKVDINTLEKQSAVDFKLNDIGRVVIKTADELAFDLYTDNKANGAAILIDSRTNLTVAALMFRAIADY; encoded by the coding sequence ATGAATTTATTGAAATTTTTTACAGCAGGAAGTGTAGATGACGGAAAGAGTACACTTATCGGGCGACTGCTTTACGATACAGATTCTATTCTGGCTGATCAGCTGGAAGCTTTACAACAGTCCAACCGCAAAAATGACGACGGAACAATTGATCTGGCTATTCTGACGGATGGACTCAGAGCAGAAAGGGAACAAGGGATCACTATAGATGTGGCTTATAAGTATTTTCAGACTGATAAACGCAAATTTATCATTGCAGATACTCCGGGGCATATTCAGTATACCCGTAATATGGTTACCGGAGCCTCTACTGCTAAACTGGCGATCATTTTAATCGATGCCAGAAATGGTGTTGTAGAACAAACCATCAGGCATTCTTACCTTGTGTCTTTATTGGGGATTGAGCATGTTGTGGTGGCTTTGAATAAAATGGATATGGTAGATTACAGTGAAACTGTATTTAATGCCATCACTGAAAAATATAAAACTCTGGCAGCCGAACTGAAATTAAAGGAGGTTACTTTTATTCCTGTAAGTGCGCTGAAAGGAGACAATATTGTTCATGAGTCCAAACACATGAGCTGGTATCAGGGACGTAGCTTACTTCACTTCCTGGAAACAGTTGATGTTGAAGATAAACAAAGTTATAACCTGGCGAGAATGCCCGTTCAGTGGGTGGTGAGGCCGCAAACAGATGAGCTTCACGATTATAGAGGTTACGCAGGAAGAGTGCTGAGTGGTTCTTTTAAAGTGAATGATAAGGTGACGGTATTGCCATCAGGAAGCAGTTCTGTTATTGAAAGAATAGAAATCTTTGATCAGCAGCCGGAAGAGGTGTATGCAGGGCAATCTGTTACCCTTCATCTGAAAGACAATGTAGACATCAGCAGAGGAGATGTGCTTGTAAATGCAGACCATTTACCACAACACTCTAAGTTGATTGAAGCAGATGTTTGCTGGATGGATACCCGTCCGCTTGATGAAAGTATTACTTATCTGTTGCAGCACAACAGCAAGGTCACGAAGGCGAGGATCAATGAGATTGTTTATAAGGTTGACATCAATACTTTGGAGAAACAAAGTGCGGTTGATTTTAAACTCAATGATATCGGAAGGGTGGTTATTAAGACTGCCGATGAGCTGGCTTTTGATCTTTACACTGATAATAAAGCCAATGGCGCCGCGATTTTGATTGATAGCAGGACTAATTTGACTGTTGCTGCATTGATGTTCAGGGCAATAGCAGATTATTAG